The stretch of DNA CTGGTTTGCAGATTGCCGTTATCAAAGACGGTCAGCTTGTCTTATCGGAAAGCTATGGCTTGGCCAATGTAGAGAATAGCGTGCCGGTCACGCCTGTGACGCTGTTTCCCATCAACTCCGCGACAAAAGCGTTTACGGGCGTCGCCATGATGCAGTTGGCCGAAGCCGGGCTGGTCGATCTTAACGCCCCGGTCTCACGCTATCTGGATGACCTGCCTGAGAGTTGGCGGGGAATTCGCCTTCGCCAACTACTGGGGCACACGTCCGGCCTCCCCGATATCGTCGACCAGAAAGGTCTGATTGCCGGGGCGAGTGAACGTGATGCCTGGAAGGCAGTGAAGGCCTTGCCGATGGATGCACCGGTTGGTGACAGGTTTGCCTACAATCAAACGAACTATGGACTGCTGGCGCAGATCATCGCCAAGCAAGCAAAAATTCCGTACGAGCAGTATCTTGCAAAGAACCAGTTCGCACCGGCAAAGATGCCCTTGTCAACGTTCGGCGACAGCTATGACCTCGTTACCAATGCGGCGACGATCTACAGCCACTCGCCGCGCGGCACCATGGCCAGCGGCGACGACAACCGCTTGTCCCATTGGATCTACGAGATTCCTTACAGCCTTTGGGCTGGCGGTGGAATGCAGACCACTGCCGATGAAGTCGCGCGCTGGATTATGGCGCTGTCGAGCGGTAAGTTCATCAGTGCAGCTAATGTCGACAATATGTGGACACCTGAAAAACTGAACAGCGGTGCTGACGGAGACTGGGGCGCGGGATGGCCGGTACTACATGCCGCGCCGGATCGGCAAGTGGCGGGGATAGGCGGCGCGCGTGCGGCATTCATCGTTTATCCGGATGAACAACTGGCCATCATCGTACTCACCAATCTCGCCGGAGCGAATCCCCAACGTTTCATCCCGCAGATAGCCAGGCTTTACAAATCTCGGTAGGCTTGTCGGGGGCTGTGCTGTCCGACAAGGTGTGACGCTGGGGAACAAAAAAAACGCCACCCGAAGGTGGCGCTTTTTTGAATTCTTGGTGGCCCGGGGCGGAATCGAACCACCGACACAAGGATTTTCAATCCTCTGCTCTACCAACTGAGCTACCAGGCCAAGGGCCGCAATTATAGCGACCAGCTGCCGGGTTTGGCAAGGGGCTGAATCCATTTTATTGACAGCAATATGGTGGAGGGATAAATTTAGTCAATTAGACAATCTCATCAGACAGGGACGATATGAACAAGGCGGCTTGGTGGTTGGCGGTGTTGGCGGCGGCGGGCGCGGCGCACGGGGCGGCGTTGACGCCGGTTCAGCAGCAGATGCGGTCGATTTACCAGGAGCTGGTGGAGACCAATACCACCAATTCGGTTGGCTCCTGTACCGTGGCCGCGCAGAAGATGGCCAGGCGCCTCAAAGCCGGCGGCTTCAAGGACAACGAACTGCAGATGATCATCCCGCCCGGCGGCCCGCAAAAAGGCAATCTGATCGCGCGCCTGAAGGGCGACGGCAGCAAGAAACCGCTGCTGCTGCTGGCCCATATCGACGTGGTCGAGGCCAAGCGCGAGGACTGGGAGCGCGATCCGTTCAAGCTGGTCGAGGAAAACGGCATGTTTTACGCGCGCGGTTCGTCGGACGACAAGGCGATGGCCGCCGCCTTCGTCAACAATATGCTGCTCTACAAAAAAGAGAAGCTGCCGCTGAAGCGCGACATTATCCTGGCGCTGACCTGCGATGAGGAGCTGGTGCCGTCCCAGTTTGACGGCGCCGAATACCTGGTCAACCATCACCGTGCGCTGATCGACGCCGAGATCGCGCTGAACGAAGGCGGCGGCGGTCTGCTGGACAAGGACGGCAAGCCGGTGCGCCACGGCATCCAGGCTGGCGAAAAAATCTACCAGAGCTTCCAGCTGGAGGTGACCAATCCCGGCGGCCACAGTTCTGCGCCGTTCAAGGACAACGCGATTTATCATCTGGCCGATGGTTTGTCGCGGCTGGGGCAGTTCTCGTTCCCGTTCAAGCTGTCGCCGGTCACGCGCGCGTACTACGAGCGCATGTCGACGATTGAGAAGGGCCAGGTGGCGCAGGACATGAAGGCGATCCTGCAAGATCCGCCGGACCAGGCGGCGCTGGAGCGTTTGTATGCAGTGAGCCCCGTCCACAATTCCACCGTGCGCACCACCTGCGTGGCGACCAAGGTCGATGCCGGCCACGCCGATAATGCGCTGCCGCAGCGGGCGCGGGCCACGGTCAATTGCCGCATTCTGCCGGGCGAGCCGATCGCCGAGGTGCAGGCGACCTTGCAGCGCGTGGTGGCCGATGACAAGATCAAGATCACCCGCATCGGTGATGGCGTGGATGGCCCGATGCCGCCCATGACGCCGGTGCTGATGGCGGCGGTGGAAGATATCAGTAACGCCATGTGGCCGGGCGTGCCGGTGGTGCCGACCATGTCGACCGGCGGCACCGATGGCCGTTTCCTCAACAATGCCGGCATCTGGACGTATGGCGTCAGCGGCATGTTCCATGGTCCGGAAGGCAGCGGTGCGCATGGTTTGAATGAGCACATTCGCGTGAAGTCGCTGTACGATGGCCAGGAATACCTGTACCGCCTCGGCAAGCGGCTGGCGACGGAATAGGGTGGTGTTTGATTGCGCTGTGCGCGGCACTGCTGCAACCCGCACAGCGCTGCGGCCAGGGTCTGACCCCGTACGGGGTCAGACCCTTTCGTTTTTGGGTTACTCTGGTACGACGATGCGCCAGCGCCACGGCTTCAGCGTGGACTGGCCCGGTTCGCCGGGCACTTTGTACTTCTGCGGCTGGGCGGTCGGGTTGACGATCACGCGCACATGGTTGGCGCCTTGCTGGCGCTTGAAGGCAAACACCTGCGGGTTGCCGACATCCAGCAACTGCACCGCGCCGCCGGCTGTGCCGCTCCACAGCGCCGGGTTCTGTTTCTTCAGCGCGTTGAGACCGGCGAAGAAGCCTTCCAGCTCATAGTTCTTCCAGTCGATCGGATCTTTCTCGAAGAACTCCAGCTTCTTGTCCAGCCTCGATTCCTGGCCGTTGTAGACCAGCGGGATGCCGGGCAGCGTGTAGCTCAGCACCGTCATCGCGCCCCACGCCGGGCCATACAAATCCTTGTCCGCACCTTCCCACGAGTTGATGTCGTGGTTGTTGGTGAACTGCAGACGATAGGCATCGCGCGGGTAGGCTTTCGGCGGGTTGGTGACGTAGTCGCGCAGCTCGGCGGCCCCGGCTTCGCCCTTGCCGATCTTCTTCATGATGCTATTTAGCGGCCAGTCGTAGCTGGCGTCGAAGGCTTTGTCGTGCAGCGCCGGTTCGTTCCATTCGGCCAGCATGAACACCGGCTTGATCTTGTCCAGCTGCGCGCGCGCCTGGTCCCAGAAGGCGGTCGGCACCAGGCCGGCGGCGTCGCAGCGGAAGCCGTCGATGCCCACGTCCTTGACCCAGAAGGCCATGGCGTCGGTCATGCCCTTCCACAGTTCCTTGTTGTCGTAGTCGAGGCCCACGACGTCGCTCCACTCTTCGGTGCCGCCGGCTTCGTTCTTGAAGGTGACCGAGTAGATTTCACCCTTGTCGTTTTTCTTGAACCAGTCCGGGTGCTGCGTCACCCACGGGTTGTCCCACGCCGTGTGGTTGCCCACCCAGTCGATGATGACGTGCATGCCCAGCGCGTGCGCCTGCTTGACCAGCTTGCGCAGGTCGTCGATGGTGCCGTAGTCCGGGTTGACGGCGCTGTAGTCCTGCACCGCATAGTAGCTGCCCAGCGTGCCCTTGTGGTTCTTCTGGCCAATCGGGTGGATCGGCATCAGCCAGACGATGTCCACGCCCATCTGCTTGAGGCGCGGCAGGCTGGCGGTGACCGCGTTCAGCGTGCCTTCCTTGCTGAACTGGCGCGGGTTGACTTCATACACATTGGAGCTGCGTGACCACGCCGGGTGTTTCGGCTCGGCGTGGGCGGCGGTGAATAACGTCGCCAGGATCAGCGAGGCGGCAAGCTTTTTCATAGATGTCCTTATTTCAGCGTGCGTTCAAACAGTTCATAGATGCGGCGGTATTCGTCGTACCACGATTCCGGATGCACGAAGCCGTGACGCTCCAGCGGATACGGCGCCAGTTCCCAGTTGGCCTTTTTCAGTTCGATGAAGCGCTGGGCCATGCGCACCGAGTCCTGGAAGAAGACGTTATCGTCGATCATGCCGTGGGCGATCAGCAGGTTGCCTTTCAGTTTATCGGCATATTCGATCGGCGACGATACCTTGTACGCTTCCGGGTCCAGCTCCGGGGTGTTCAGGATGTTGGCGGTGTATTCATGGTTGTAGGTGGTCCAGTCGGTGACGGGACGCAGCGCCGCGCCGGATTTGAACTGGTCCGGTGCGCGCAGCAGCGCCATGAAGGTCATGAAGCCGCCGTAGCTGCCGCCGTAGATGCCGACGTTTTTGACGTCGCCCTGCTGATTGGCCACCATCCAGTTCAAGCCATCGACGTAGTCTTCCAGTTCCGGATGGCCCATCTGGCGGTAGATCGCGGTGCGCCAGTTGCGGCCATAGCCGAGCGAGGCGCGGTAGTCCATGTCGATCACGATGTAACCCTTCTGCACCAGCAGGTTGTGGAACATCTGCTCGCGGAAGTAGACCGGGTAGCGCTTGGTGACGTTTTGCAGGTAGCCGGCGCCGTGCACGAACATCACGACCGGATATTTTTTGCCCGCTTCCAGCGTGGCCGGGCGATACAGCTTGGCCCATACCGGATCGGCGCCGTGGGTCGATGGCACCGGCACGATTTGCGGCTCGATCCATTCACGCGCCTTGTAGTCGGCGGTGCGGGTGTCGGTCAGCTGGGTGACGGCGCCGCCGCTGCTGCTGACGGTGCCGATCTGCGTCGGCATGTAGGCGGTGGAGTAGCGCACCAGCAGCTTGCGGCCGTCCGGCGACAGTGCGAAGCTCTCCACGCCGCCCAGCGACGTCAGCTCCTTCAGCGCGCCGTCTTTGGTGTTGGTCGAGCAGACCTCATAGGTGCCAGGCAGTTTCGGATTGCACATGAAGTAGGCGGTCTGGCCGTCGCCCGACCAGGTGACATTGGACTCTTCCCATTTGCCCGAGGTGAGCGCGCGCGCCTTGCCGTCGGCGGTGCGCAGGTACAGGTGCGCG from Duganella dendranthematis encodes:
- a CDS encoding alpha-amylase family glycosyl hydrolase gives rise to the protein MKKLAASLILATLFTAAHAEPKHPAWSRSSNVYEVNPRQFSKEGTLNAVTASLPRLKQMGVDIVWLMPIHPIGQKNHKGTLGSYYAVQDYSAVNPDYGTIDDLRKLVKQAHALGMHVIIDWVGNHTAWDNPWVTQHPDWFKKNDKGEIYSVTFKNEAGGTEEWSDVVGLDYDNKELWKGMTDAMAFWVKDVGIDGFRCDAAGLVPTAFWDQARAQLDKIKPVFMLAEWNEPALHDKAFDASYDWPLNSIMKKIGKGEAGAAELRDYVTNPPKAYPRDAYRLQFTNNHDINSWEGADKDLYGPAWGAMTVLSYTLPGIPLVYNGQESRLDKKLEFFEKDPIDWKNYELEGFFAGLNALKKQNPALWSGTAGGAVQLLDVGNPQVFAFKRQQGANHVRVIVNPTAQPQKYKVPGEPGQSTLKPWRWRIVVPE
- a CDS encoding serine hydrolase domain-containing protein, which encodes MQFKKYLFISSACAAAWFLCPGASAAPVNDANRSASQLIQQTMKELRIPGLQIAVIKDGQLVLSESYGLANVENSVPVTPVTLFPINSATKAFTGVAMMQLAEAGLVDLNAPVSRYLDDLPESWRGIRLRQLLGHTSGLPDIVDQKGLIAGASERDAWKAVKALPMDAPVGDRFAYNQTNYGLLAQIIAKQAKIPYEQYLAKNQFAPAKMPLSTFGDSYDLVTNAATIYSHSPRGTMASGDDNRLSHWIYEIPYSLWAGGGMQTTADEVARWIMALSSGKFISAANVDNMWTPEKLNSGADGDWGAGWPVLHAAPDRQVAGIGGARAAFIVYPDEQLAIIVLTNLAGANPQRFIPQIARLYKSR
- a CDS encoding M20/M25/M40 family metallo-hydrolase; its protein translation is MNKAAWWLAVLAAAGAAHGAALTPVQQQMRSIYQELVETNTTNSVGSCTVAAQKMARRLKAGGFKDNELQMIIPPGGPQKGNLIARLKGDGSKKPLLLLAHIDVVEAKREDWERDPFKLVEENGMFYARGSSDDKAMAAAFVNNMLLYKKEKLPLKRDIILALTCDEELVPSQFDGAEYLVNHHRALIDAEIALNEGGGGLLDKDGKPVRHGIQAGEKIYQSFQLEVTNPGGHSSAPFKDNAIYHLADGLSRLGQFSFPFKLSPVTRAYYERMSTIEKGQVAQDMKAILQDPPDQAALERLYAVSPVHNSTVRTTCVATKVDAGHADNALPQRARATVNCRILPGEPIAEVQATLQRVVADDKIKITRIGDGVDGPMPPMTPVLMAAVEDISNAMWPGVPVVPTMSTGGTDGRFLNNAGIWTYGVSGMFHGPEGSGAHGLNEHIRVKSLYDGQEYLYRLGKRLATE